The DNA window CCAGGCCTTCAGCCCAGTCCTGGCGACGCCCACCTGCCGAAGACCGCAGGAACACACGAGCCTTCCAGGGACACCACGCACGCTGGGCATCTCGGTCAGACGGTGTTAGCGAGGAAAGATTCGATAGGACTTGGGCGTGTGCTATGTGACTTGGCTCAGGACTGGGGgctggcaggaggcagagggagctgaGAGACTGGGTATCCCAGTAAATCCTTGTCGGGCCAGCCAGCGGTGGGGGGCTGGTGGTCGCTGGGGTCCAGACCTGGTCAGCGGGTGGgggcctggctggggctggggtgtcTCCATGGGGGTCCGCAGCCTAGCGGGTTGCAGGTGGTCTGTGAACTCGTCTGTGAGCTTAGCACAGCCCCCCATGGGCTCGGGACAGGGCTAGGCTGAGGCCCGACACTGAAAGGGAAATCCTGAATCCGAGCCATCAAGGTAAAAGGTATTTCACTGGACTAATTTTGTAAAGTGGCCTGGCAGGGTCCCCCGATCGTCTGATCCCCCAGAGGCTTTAAGGGGACACGTGAGACAGGGTTTTGCTTGCTCCTTTGGTTTTGATGCAGGCTGGAGAAGAGTTGTGACCTTGGGGCCGGGGTCAGCATCCGCACCTTGGACTTGGCCATCCCCTCCTTCCCGACAGCCACGTGCTTTCGCGGTTGGGCGTCTGCCCCCTGCAGAGGGAGCTGCCCGGTGTCTCTGCCCAGCCGGCCCGTGTCTGGGCCGGGACCCACCCTGACGACTGAGGCCTCAGAAGCTCCCAGACGACTGTAGCATCCACAGTCCCTCCTTGAAGATGTTGTGATGCTAttggcttggggggggggggcgggttaGCATTCATGCTGCCCGGGacccccagggagcagggagcagacagTCCGAACACGACCCGTGTGAAGATCCCCCGTGCCCCCTGGGGGAACCACAGAGAGAAGTTTGGGGAGAGAACTTTGAGCTCCAGGATGAGATGATTGAGACCCCCAGCCCCCCAGATGATTCTCCTAAGCTGGGGGGTCCCTGGAAGAGGCCCCTGTGCCGGAGAGAAGGTTGTTTCTGCGTCTGAGTCTGACCTGGGCTCTCCGCAAGTTACCCGGGAAGACGCTCTCAAAACTAGAATGCACAAGGAGGGACGGAAGACTtccccgggggggtgggggtggggggcaggaccGCCCCCCCGTGGTGGTGTCTGGGCTGTGATGGGGCAGGGGCCTCCGATCCAGCCCGCGAGTGGGGCGGCAGGTGGCAAGCGCGGTGGCTGTGAGGGGTGATGGCTGCATCCAAGAAGGGGGGGGCGCGGAGGCCTGGGGACCCTCGTGCCTCCGTGGGGCCGGGGGCTGTCCCTGTCCCTGGCCAGGCCTCGGCGCTCTCCTCACTCCGTAGATGCGTGACCATGCCTGGAAGCCGCGCGTCCCCAAGGGCCTGTGTGGTCACCAGGCTGCAAGCCCGGCAGGCGGCACGCAGGGGACGCAGCCGCTCtttgcacccccaccccaagcgAGCCCCCCCCGGGACGTCGGCCGTCGGCCCGTGGGGCAGTGACTCCTCAGCTGGCAGTCATGGGCCCGGGTCCAGGTCCGCGGTGCCCAGGGCTGCGGAACTCGCGCTGAGAGCCCCGGGGGGTGAGGCAGCCCCACAGAGGCTCGGCACCGTGTGCGCATCTCACCCATGGAGCGGGTCGGGGGCGCCGCGGCTCAGGACTGGGGgctggcaggaggcagagggagctgaGAGACTGGGTGGCGTCCCCTCGCTGGTGGGAGGGCGTGGGGAGCGCCGGTGTGACGACGGGCTCGGGGGGGACAGCGCTGCGTCAGTCGGGGTCCTGCTCTCCCATGGCAGCTCGAGGGACCCGTCTGCCCACCTAGTGACGGGAGCAAActcgcctccccgccccccacggGACAGCGAGAGCCAAAGCTGACCTAGCGGGGACATTCTCGAAGCCTTGTTGTAACCGAGGAAGGGacggggggaggaagggggcccCAGCCGCAGGCTCTGGGTGGACGCTGTCCTCCGGGGCACAGGCCAACAGGCAGTCCCGGGGCCGGTGGGGAGCATGGAGGGAGGGGCGTCCGGCTCGGCGCCGAGACTCGGCAGAGGGAGGCGGAGACATGCGGGCTGTCCCCATGGATGGGGCTGTGAGGCCGAGGCCGCGAGCCGGGCCGTGGGGGAAGGAGCCACGGGCCGAGCAAGGAGGAGCAGGATGACCTCCAGACCCTCAGCTCAGATCCAGCCTGGGCTCCGAGGCTGGGCTCCGAGGCTGGGCTCCGAGGCTGGGCTCCGAGGCTGGGCTCCGAGGCTGGGCTGGGTGTGTAAGGAGAGACGGACCCAAAGGCCCAAGGAGGGGTCCGTCCCGGCGAGCACCGCTCTGGGCTGCACCTGCTGCGTGGCCCGAGATGTTTCCAGAAAGGGTCGCTCCCTAAGCCCGGCAGGTGGCGTGGCTGGGCGTGAGAGGGAACACACGGGGCTTGGGATCCGGAGGCCCGGACGTCCTGTCGTGGCCCCTCGGAGCAGCCCTCATTGCACGGGATCTTTCAAGTGTTTTTCCTTCTCGTCCTTATCTGTAAGGCCAGGGTAACGAAACCTCACCTGCGGGGACATTGTCAGCTCGGCGGACCTGGCCCCAAGACAAAGCCTGTCGCTCTGATGGGAGCTGCTGGTGTAGGACGGTGTCTCAGACCAAGAGACCCCATTTCTGTGAGCTGCAGCCCTCCCTGACGGCTGTTCGGCAGGAAGGAGCACGCGGGGCATCGCATCTCTGGGCGTAAGAGGGTGTGGGTGGCAGAAACAGCTTGTGGGACACCCGGCCTGAGCGGAGGGACACCCGGGGGCCCCCTGCGACGTCGGAGCGGAGCCACGTGTCCTAGAAAGTCAGGGATGGAAGGAATCGCCCTGCATCGCGGGGCCGTGAGGACTTCCCGAGGACCCGAGACAGAGCCCTCACGGGGAGACCAGCGCCCTTCCTCACAGCGCTGCGTCCGGGTCACCCTTGACTTACAAATAAACAGCAAACGTGCAGCGGTAAGACGGCTTTCGTGCTTTGCTCTCTTCACGAAGGAAGACATTAATCAccttggtgtctttttttttttttaactgacatttgaaatgtcttttctGAATTTGCGCCACGTGGTGGCCACTGAGAAGGGGGCTGGTCCTCCCTGCCGTGTCGGGCCGGGCTAAGAGCTCATGCGGACTTTCCACccctgggaggggagggctgggaggccctgggctggaggcgctcacccccccccccatccccgcaGCCCCCAACCGGCAGACCCCGAGAGAGGAGAGCCGCTGGCGAAATAAGACACAGGAGCGTTGAGTCTCGAGTCTCGAGTCGCGGGAACGAGGAACGGCCCTCATGCTGAGCACGGGATCTTTATTCGTTAAGGCGTCAGGCGCCAGGCGCTAGCTTTCCGTGGAAGGGCTTGCCGCGAGCCGGGTAGGAGaaaagcagggagcagggagcggCTGGCAGAGGACCCAGGCCGGGGCCCCGAGGTGGGGAGTCTTATCCCAGCGTGTCCGGGGCCACTGCACATTGCTTCAAAATCGGCATTCTGGAAACAAAGCAGAGGCATTGCGTCCCCACGACCAGCCTTGGCCTCACCCACCAGGTGCCAGGCTTCTCAAGGTCAAGACAGGCTCTAAGGTCAGTGCCTCGTGCTGGGTTCTCCCCAAGTCACTGGGAAAGTGTTGCGTGTCTGACCTTGTGGAGAATAGAACCCACCAGAACCTAGGGGGTCGGGCCAGTGGATGGGCCTCAGCGGGGTCCGCTGTCAGCAGCCAAAGGAGAAGGcgcagccccctccccgcccctccatTGAGGAGCCCCAAAGAACGGGGACAGCCAGCAAAGAGGCCGTGGCCGACTCCCTCCTGCTCCCAAAGCCTTATCTGGGCCTCTGCCTGGATTTGCCGGGAGGGGCCAGGAGGCTCGGGGCGGTGGGCGGGGCCCCAGGCCGGGGGAGTTGGCATCAGCTGGAAGGCGGCCCTAGTCCCTCATCACCGGGGCACAAAGGGCGTGGGCTGGTTCCAGGAAGGCACCTGTGTCCTTCCTAGAAGATGACCTGGCCTCTGGACTGCCAGGTGGCTTCCGAAAGACCTCACgccccggatgtggggctggacgGACAGAGCCAGGGCCGCCCACCCCCCccgctcccgcccccgcccccgcccccgcccccgcccccgcgtgGGCAACACCTGCTTGCGGCTGACACCCCGGGGTGGCTGTCCTCACCCTACTGCACTGCTGAGGAAGGATGGGGGCCCTCCGGGAGGAGGCGGGCTGGAGGAAGATGGGGGGTGCAGAGAGGCACCGGGCTCAGTGCCGGGGCCGCCACTGTGTCCCACCAGGAGCACGTCACGAGCGACGGTGCTTTGTTTGCTGAATGTGGCTTCAAGCACCGGCCCTGCTTCCCTAACCTGAGCATTTTCCACTCCTCTCCAGGCCAGTTTTTAGACCGGCTCCCTGTACACACGCGGTGCTTTGACTTTGAACTCCTTTTCCCAGACAATGGCTTTGAGAATCGGCACAAACCCCTTAGCAAAGGGACAGCAGGGGACAGCCTCCGGCCCCTGACGTCCCTGGGCGCAACTCCTCTGACGGACTCAGCTGACGGACAGCCACGGTGCCGAGGGTCCTGCTGGGGTGTGCATGGCCTCCGGGGACCCAGGAAGGATGCTGTGCGCGCGGGACGGCTTACCTGTGTCCTGCAGAGGCTTGAAGCACCAGGGCACTCCGTGGATGCTGGAGTCGAAGCAGCAGCCCCGATTGGTGCACTGCTCGGAGCTGATCTCGGGGTAGCCGCAGTCCACCCTGTCCTTGGCCGGCACCTCACACAGGTTCGTCGCTGTCCCAGAGAGCACCCGGTCAGCGCCGGAGGCTGGCTGACCCCGGTGGGTCCGCTGACCTCTGCTGGCCAGCGCACAGCCTCCCCCGCTTCCCAGCTCAGAGCACGtgacccccaccctcaccccaacGCCTGCTTGAGGAGGTCACTCTTCCCGTGTTGCCCACGGGAGCTCTGGCCTCTGCCGGGGGCCCCTGGCACTGTGCACCCCCAGTGTCCCATCAGGGGTCCATGGGCAGGAACCAGGGACCCTCTGGGGGTCACCGAACCCACAAATGAAGTTCCCCTTCACTGTTTCATCTCTGCCTCCTTAAACACACCGTTTTAAGACACACACTCAGAACAGAAAACCACAGCGTGTGctgttctccctccttcccgCGGCTCCCTGTCCCCCAGCTGCTGCTGTGCCCCGTCGTCCCGGCACAGCCTTCTGGCCGCAACACTTGCTTTTGAAGCCTACGTTGTCTCAAGTGCTGCGGTGTTTCCCTCGTCACCTAACGGGATTTTCcttaggaaaacagaaaccacaggGAACCCCGACgtcctctcctgcccctgccacTCGCTAAGTCCTCGCTCCAGGGGTTCCCGAACCTCCCTAGTGCCGGGATCCCAGATTCGCCGTGGCGTGGGGGCCCCGTCCCGGGCTGCAGGATGTGCCAAGCCGTCCGGGGGACTCCGGCGGGCACCCTGCCTGGGAACCCCAGGCCGCCTTTGGCACCTGATAAGAGCCGCACCCTAATTTCTTCGAACGAGGGTGGATGGGACAGCCACACCCCCTCCAGCAGGTGCAGGGCCAGGGCTAAGTGGAAATGGGCCATTTGTGCTGAAAATACTCTGGAAGAGACCGggttcatcaggctctctgtttggtaaATGTGCCGACACGGTGCGCCAAGACCTTTCTGGTAATTCAGAAACCCGCGCCAAGAAGGCGATGGGGTGAGAAGGGTCGGCCACAGCCGCCAGCCAGGCCAGGCAGACCTGGGCTCTAACCTGCTTCTGGCACCACCTGGGAAGGTCGCCTGCAGTCACTGACTAACTTtcagagcctctgtttccttatctgtaaaatgggaacagcgAGACCCAGTTTGCTGGGCTACTGGGAGGAACCGTGTGCGTCTGGTAAATGGCCATTACTAAGTAACGTGGGGGTCTGGTCACCTTCCTCAAGCCTCCCCACGGCCCCCCGAGCCTGGATCTTGGGTCTCTTCTTATCCTACTCCATTCCCTGTCTGTGACCAGCGCCCTCCTGCCTACGGCGTGGGGAGGAAGTCAGAGCAGTACTCACACAGGCCCTCGTACGCCGCTGCCCTGTTGGaggaccccaggaccaggaccaCCACCAGCAGCCAGAGCGCTCTGGCCTCCATGGTCACAGGCAGGCGGGCTCTGGGGACCCGTCTACTTGGAGAACCTGCCGTGACAGCCGAGAAGATGCATTTATACCCCCGTGTTTGCACAGGCACTCTGGCTTCTGTTTGCTTGGGGACGGCCCTCCCCTCTGGCTCCGACCACACCTACTTTCCCTGCACAGGACTGAAAAGCCCCCAGCGGCTCGTCCTCCTGAAGGGGAACGGGGCAGCCTGACGCCACCGCCGCGGTAGCACGTCAGCCAGTGGGGAGGCCAGACTCCAGTCTCCAGATTAATGCTCCTCTCCAGGGGCAGGGCTGTTCGTCCCAGGCTTGCCTGGCCTGGGGCAGAGGACGGAGGCTCGGCGTGGGGCTGGCTGGCAGCCAGAAACCCAGCCAGGATCAGTCTAGAAGGCTCCCTCCTTAgtgaacacagagcccagaatCCCTGACAGCCTTGGGGACTGAAACTGCGGGTCCCCCCCGCGGGTGAGGCCTGCTGTGCGCACAGACCTCCTTCCTCCCTCGTAATTCTTCAAAATCCTGCCCTTTCTGTTTGTATTGTCAATGGCAAgacttcttttcttcattaagtACACTTTCATAAATGTATTCCATAAACTTATTCCATATTTTAACAAAACTGAGGGtgataaattgaaatattttgataaaaagagAAGACACGCAGTAGGTTTTTGAAGATCAGACAACCCAAAAAAGCCCTCTCCTGCCCAGAGGTGCGTGTGGGATGTGCATTTAACACTTTCTTAGATATCTTTCCAGAAACGTTCTCTCTAGATCTAAGCACGTTTTTAACTCAAATGAGAACTCACTAGACATCTTTActtagcttgctttttttttttttctttctcaatgaaGGTTGTATCCTGGACATGACTTTATAACAGCCTGTCAGCGACGTGGGGATAGTTACGCCCATCGTCCAGGCGAATCAACTAAGGCTCACAATGCAGGGTGCCTGTCAGGGTCTCCTCTCGTGGGTCTGGCAGAGCGGGGATCCTGGGAGCTGTGTAGGACCCAGAAGCAGGTGCACCGGTCTGGTCACCTCAGCCCCCCATGGAGCTTCAGGGCTGGAGAGGTCCTAACCCCCTGCAGATTGTCCACAAAGCTGTCTCCACCCACCGACTGAGGGGGTCTGCCTGCACACGCGTTGGCAAGGAGGGTTGGGTCCCACCTGTGACCGCCCGGCCCTCACCCTCGGGGAACCCACCCCAGGCGACCCTCACCCTCTGCTTTGCTCCCCGCTTCCAAGACAAGTGCAGGCTGGAGACAGGAATGTCTGTGTTGTTTCCCAGGCTTTGCTTTGCTCCCAGAAGGAGAGCGTGTCTCCAAGCTAACAGACAGCACAAGTTCTGTTACGAAAAGGTCATCGTAGAGAAAGTCCCTGGGAGCCATTCCTGGACAGACTCTGCCTTCCCAGCCCCCACACTGTCCTCAGGCCCGGCCGGGTTGCGGGGCTGAGCCAGGCTCCAGGAAAGTGCAAATGCCCCGGAATCGGGGCTGCTGGAGGTCCCTGGTTTCCACCTGGCCTCTCCTGGGGAGCTGCCCCCGGCCCACCCAGCCTGGGCAGGCCTTTCCGATGAACGCCGGCGAAGCCAGCACCCAGCGCCACCGCCATGGGGGAAACCGCCAGTTCTTTGGCTTCGGTTTAACTCAGCAGATGTCAGCGGAGCCCGGGGTTCTCGCTGAGGTGACAGATCCCTGCCCTTGAAGAGTCCCCCATGAGGAGGCCGGTTCATTTTGGGATTCTGATGGGAAGCTGAGAGGTTTGGCCCGAGTCCCTTGACcacccatgcctcagtttccccgcctGTCCCAGAGCGCCTTACTCACAGGGCTGTACGAGCAGGTAATGCAGAGCTGCGTCAGGCATCTGCCGGGGGTGGCCAGCAGCTGTGGCCAGAGAGGGTCGAGAGCCCTGGGTCTGGTAGGGCCACCGTGGTTTGGTGTCCACGGCAGAAGAGTGGGGGCTGCCGGCCGGAGACAGCACGGATTCTCAGAGGACAGCGGGCTTGAGCTGGCCCCAGGGACTACAGCGCTGGGTAAACGTttgtgggggctgggggttgtCCTGTGCgttcctcctctctgtcctgctGAAGGATGGGGCCCAAGGAGCCCCCCTGCCTTCCGGAGCTCACGGGCCTGtggcctcccccagcctccagctcctCTGGGCGGCGCAGGGGGGACGTTCATCTTccaggaatgaaagaaaactagGGCAGGAGCTGCAGCCCCAGGACTGGCCCCA is part of the Mustela nigripes isolate SB6536 chromosome 2, MUSNIG.SB6536, whole genome shotgun sequence genome and encodes:
- the TFF3 gene encoding trefoil factor 3; translation: MEARALWLLVVVLVLGSSNRAAAYEGLSTNLCEVPAKDRVDCGYPEISSEQCTNRGCCFDSSIHGVPWCFKPLQDTECRF